One Methanobacteriaceae archaeon genomic window carries:
- a CDS encoding nucleotidyltransferase domain-containing protein, with product MNVEVISFELARKLSKISSLEAVVLFGSAARGEMHKKSDIDILLYFDADHDPEIGEEGRLVHKLAGEVEKKYHMDNPFSFVFMNKNENIDSEFLWEVAKDGVVLYALPSRILGKEDYLKPSAFISYSFKGLPARDKMFVKRRLYGYQVKSIHGGKEYFNEGKGIVQEQGKKMGRATFLIDASHVDEVLELFHEKNVQYKIIKVWV from the coding sequence ATGAATGTTGAAGTTATTTCCTTTGAGCTGGCCAGGAAATTAAGTAAAATATCATCTCTGGAAGCAGTAGTGCTATTTGGTTCAGCTGCCAGAGGAGAAATGCATAAAAAGAGTGATATTGATATTTTACTCTATTTTGATGCAGACCATGATCCTGAAATAGGTGAGGAGGGGCGATTGGTTCATAAACTTGCTGGTGAGGTGGAAAAGAAATACCATATGGATAACCCCTTCTCATTTGTATTTATGAATAAGAATGAGAATATTGATTCCGAATTCCTCTGGGAAGTAGCTAAAGATGGGGTGGTGTTATATGCACTTCCATCTAGAATACTGGGCAAAGAAGATTATCTTAAACCTTCTGCTTTCATTTCATACAGTTTTAAGGGCCTGCCAGCCAGGGATAAGATGTTCGTTAAAAGGAGATTGTACGGATACCAGGTGAAATCCATCCATGGTGGCAAAGAATATTTTAATGAAGGTAAGGGGATAGTCCAGGAACAGGGAAAGAAAATGGGTAGAGCAACTTTTTTAATTGATGCATCCCATGTGGATGAAGTACTGGAACTGTTCCATGAAAAAAATGTTCAATATAAAATAATTAAGGTTTGGGTCTAA
- a CDS encoding ATP-dependent helicase, translated as MVGKMIIPYSTFEDIAINKLKRKIGADDNPEQHQSISAPTSQSQFLVAGPGSGKTTVMVLKILKFIYVDGVSPNSILATTFTRKAASELSSRILSWGDEIRQALLEDPEFKDIHPDLKRLDFNQIITGTLDSISQDILKLHRKPGAAPPVVIQDFVTSALMLNKGLFQGEKHKNQDLRDYLIQLRGTSFGFNTNEMSKQLLEIKDRVYYDQVDWDELAREKGNEHPGFKVAHQAINNYLEELQSRNLYDFAMLEADFLDQLKQGELDDFLKGLKIILVDEYQDSNLLQEQIYFQLAKAAIENGGNITVVGDDDQSLYRFRGATVDLFTKFQERFKEQLNHPTELIYLSQNYRSTEKIVNFCNQFVTLDPEFQYARVKDKPAILPERSPPFTDYPIIGMFRDDVETLARDLSHFIEQVVCEDGYKVGDYLIRVNPDEGSPTDLSILLSSPQEQAYDRKKLPYYLRENLKIPIFNPRGQSLERTWEASVLCGLILDCIDPECEVQDSVDSIPKTARENFKSWRKTARDYLETEPNPNKPISLQEFVHAWQKREPLGRRTWKKTVPLLDLVYKLVTWIPNLQDDVEGLVYLEAITRTISDTALFSNYAGELVFDKENPEREYYSIKDAYWNILVPIATGAIKVDEGLLDTLPDNRINIMSIHQSKGLEFPLVIVDVCSDFRNNHKLNAFKRFPEDGGRSCTMEDEIRICSPLGLPERPGRQRAFDDLIRHYFVAYSRAQDVLLLVGLTTYPSIPNVATGWTRDGRWPWEGLDNIIMI; from the coding sequence ATGGTTGGAAAAATGATAATACCTTACTCTACCTTTGAAGATATTGCCATTAATAAACTTAAAAGAAAAATAGGTGCTGATGATAACCCTGAACAACACCAGTCCATCAGTGCCCCCACCAGCCAGTCACAGTTTTTGGTTGCTGGGCCAGGGAGTGGTAAAACCACAGTCATGGTTTTGAAGATATTAAAATTTATCTACGTGGATGGAGTATCACCCAATAGTATCTTAGCCACAACCTTCACTAGAAAGGCAGCATCAGAGTTAAGTTCAAGGATTCTTTCATGGGGAGATGAAATACGACAAGCACTGCTTGAAGACCCTGAATTTAAAGACATACACCCAGATCTAAAAAGACTGGACTTCAACCAGATCATAACTGGAACCCTGGACAGTATCTCCCAGGACATACTCAAACTACACCGAAAACCAGGAGCAGCACCTCCAGTGGTCATTCAGGACTTTGTTACCAGTGCACTTATGCTCAACAAAGGACTTTTTCAAGGGGAAAAACACAAAAACCAAGACCTTAGAGACTACCTTATTCAACTCAGGGGAACATCATTCGGGTTCAACACCAATGAGATGAGCAAACAGCTTTTAGAAATCAAAGACCGGGTGTATTATGATCAGGTAGATTGGGATGAACTGGCCCGGGAAAAAGGAAATGAACACCCGGGTTTTAAAGTAGCCCATCAGGCAATAAACAACTATCTAGAGGAGCTTCAATCCAGAAATCTTTATGACTTTGCCATGCTGGAAGCTGATTTCCTGGATCAGCTAAAACAGGGAGAACTTGATGATTTCCTAAAGGGTTTGAAGATAATTCTGGTGGATGAATACCAGGACTCCAACCTCTTGCAGGAACAAATCTACTTCCAACTGGCAAAAGCAGCCATTGAAAATGGTGGGAACATTACCGTAGTGGGAGATGATGATCAATCACTCTACAGATTTAGAGGAGCCACTGTTGATCTTTTCACCAAATTCCAGGAACGCTTCAAAGAGCAATTAAACCACCCCACAGAATTAATCTACCTATCACAAAACTACAGGTCCACTGAAAAAATAGTGAACTTCTGCAACCAGTTCGTCACCCTGGACCCTGAATTTCAGTATGCAAGAGTTAAAGATAAACCAGCTATATTACCAGAAAGATCTCCACCCTTTACCGATTATCCTATTATTGGCATGTTCCGTGATGATGTAGAAACACTTGCCCGTGACTTATCCCACTTTATAGAGCAAGTGGTTTGTGAAGATGGATACAAAGTAGGAGATTATTTAATCAGGGTAAACCCTGATGAAGGTTCACCCACGGATCTTTCCATTCTTTTAAGTTCTCCACAGGAACAGGCCTACGATAGGAAAAAACTTCCCTACTATTTAAGGGAAAACTTAAAAATACCCATTTTCAATCCTAGAGGACAGAGTTTAGAGAGGACCTGGGAGGCTAGTGTTCTCTGCGGACTGATACTGGACTGTATTGACCCGGAATGTGAAGTTCAGGATTCTGTAGACAGTATCCCGAAAACTGCCCGGGAAAATTTCAAATCATGGCGGAAAACTGCCAGGGATTACCTGGAAACCGAACCAAACCCTAACAAACCAATTAGTTTGCAGGAATTTGTGCATGCATGGCAAAAAAGAGAACCGCTGGGTAGGAGGACCTGGAAAAAAACTGTTCCCCTCCTGGATCTGGTTTACAAATTAGTGACCTGGATTCCCAACTTGCAGGATGATGTGGAAGGATTAGTGTATCTGGAAGCCATAACCCGCACCATATCGGATACAGCTCTTTTCAGTAACTACGCTGGTGAGCTTGTTTTTGACAAAGAAAATCCAGAACGCGAATATTACTCTATAAAAGATGCTTACTGGAATATACTGGTTCCCATCGCAACTGGGGCTATAAAAGTGGATGAAGGACTTCTGGACACCCTCCCGGATAATAGAATAAATATCATGTCCATCCACCAGTCAAAGGGACTTGAATTCCCATTGGTAATTGTGGATGTGTGTTCAGATTTTAGAAACAACCATAAGTTGAATGCCTTTAAAAGATTCCCAGAGGATGGTGGTAGATCCTGTACAATGGAAGATGAAATTAGAATCTGCTCACCCCTAGGCTTACCAGAAAGACCTGGAAGACAAAGGGCCTTTGATGACCTTATAAGACACTACTTCGTTGCCTACAGCCGTGCCCAGGATGTTCTTTTGCTGGTGGGACTAACTACCTATCCCAGTATTCCTAATGTGGCCACTGGTTGGACTAGAGATGGGAGATGGCCTTGGGAGGGTTTGGATAACATAATCATGATTTAG
- a CDS encoding PD-(D/E)XK nuclease family protein has protein sequence MTLSVRSKPYIIPEYSLTGDLLAFLTCGLQYRYQNKGTLPPSMPIQLWFGDFIHGVMEESYLKWKDEDWKDFPWDWETQVRKVELMIHKRLESRGLKPPANLFCPFEGVSEHQGLCPDEDHPHKLTASIRAEQAINTWGPHLFPLVDDNEVRLKGIRDMPHFKKDVSRSNFYGITGIIDVLSSVKIEEASKKNLIIKYLHRDPVFLEKLDNLKSDQYEVIVDYKGMKRPSIGSPPWDHHHWQVQTYAWLRSLQSESNPVLIGILFYLNELSLFKEDLIILKKEVQEEKTDVMPEGGDRKSILKWNPKKRIPSFSEPFRHLRSIRLIPIDEVSMEKSLLEFDSVVADIEHSIINEVHGQVIQSSWKTNPDRRKCDACDYKSFCKSSASPKKLTVP, from the coding sequence ATGACTCTTTCAGTACGTTCAAAACCATATATTATCCCTGAATATAGTCTCACTGGTGATTTACTAGCATTTTTAACCTGTGGATTACAGTATCGCTATCAGAATAAGGGTACCTTACCTCCCTCCATGCCTATTCAGTTGTGGTTCGGAGACTTCATCCATGGAGTTATGGAGGAATCATACCTCAAATGGAAGGATGAAGATTGGAAAGACTTCCCCTGGGACTGGGAAACACAGGTAAGAAAAGTAGAGTTAATGATCCATAAACGTTTAGAATCAAGGGGACTTAAACCACCCGCCAATTTATTCTGTCCATTTGAAGGGGTAAGCGAACACCAAGGATTATGTCCTGATGAAGATCATCCCCACAAATTAACTGCCAGTATCAGGGCAGAACAAGCAATCAACACCTGGGGGCCTCATTTATTCCCTTTGGTTGATGATAATGAGGTTCGTTTAAAGGGGATAAGGGACATGCCCCACTTCAAAAAGGATGTTAGCCGGTCCAATTTTTATGGGATAACTGGAATTATAGATGTCTTGAGTTCAGTTAAAATTGAAGAAGCATCAAAAAAAAACCTTATCATTAAATATTTACACCGGGACCCTGTCTTTCTGGAAAAACTAGATAATCTCAAATCAGACCAATATGAAGTTATAGTGGATTACAAGGGAATGAAAAGACCATCTATAGGCTCACCACCATGGGACCATCATCACTGGCAGGTGCAAACCTATGCCTGGTTGAGATCCTTGCAATCAGAATCCAATCCCGTGTTGATTGGAATCCTCTTCTACCTCAATGAACTATCTTTATTTAAGGAAGACCTGATTATACTTAAAAAAGAGGTGCAAGAAGAAAAAACTGATGTCATGCCTGAAGGTGGTGACAGGAAGTCAATTTTAAAGTGGAACCCTAAAAAAAGAATCCCCTCGTTTTCAGAACCCTTCAGACACCTTCGATCGATAAGATTAATTCCCATTGATGAAGTTTCCATGGAAAAATCACTTCTTGAATTTGACAGTGTAGTGGCAGATATTGAACACAGCATCATAAATGAAGTGCATGGCCAGGTTATTCAGTCTTCATGGAAAACCAATCCAGATAGACGTAAATGTGATGCCTGTGATTATAAGAGTTTTTGTAAAAGTTCAGCTAGTCCTAAGAAGCTTACTGTTCCGTAA
- a CDS encoding class III signal peptide-containing protein produces the protein MRFMDEKRGQGGAEYILLFGAVIFIAIASLGIYKAYFTPINGTDASLEITNTGSGAVNVMYEVRNTNVPDRVNKSSPKTTFIVPDGKEQDKYTNLKKGETIKVPVGGLKKGDVIYVEVGVQQSSGSVLVKFTQGSKSETWTVKGPFKPYAGTKAEDYMNSGAVIRSITITEGSSGLKASSDIESMRGKI, from the coding sequence CTGAGATTTATGGATGAAAAAAGGGGACAAGGAGGAGCAGAATATATTCTCCTTTTCGGTGCGGTAATTTTTATTGCTATTGCTAGTTTGGGTATCTATAAAGCCTATTTTACACCCATAAACGGCACTGACGCTTCACTGGAGATTACTAACACTGGTTCAGGTGCAGTAAATGTGATGTACGAGGTTAGAAACACCAATGTACCGGATCGGGTGAACAAATCATCACCCAAAACCACATTTATTGTGCCAGATGGTAAGGAACAGGATAAATACACGAATTTGAAAAAAGGGGAGACTATTAAGGTTCCAGTGGGAGGATTAAAGAAGGGTGATGTTATATACGTTGAAGTTGGAGTTCAGCAATCATCAGGTTCAGTACTAGTCAAATTCACTCAAGGTTCTAAATCAGAGACCTGGACAGTTAAAGGTCCATTCAAACCTTACGCAGGTACTAAAGCGGAAGATTACATGAATTCAGGGGCAGTGATCAGGTCCATAACCATTACCGAGGGTAGCAGTGGCCTAAAAGCCAGTAGCGACATTGAATCCATGAGGGGCAAAATTTGA
- a CDS encoding response regulator: protein MIAEDDAIIAMGLENKITSWGYSVESVVYRGEDAVEASFKSKPDLILMDIGLKGELDGIEAAKRIKSLDIPVIFVTGQNDQGLIKDALKTVPYAILKKPLLHEILKEKMQTALKRGPYEL from the coding sequence ATGATTGCTGAAGATGATGCCATCATTGCCATGGGACTGGAGAATAAAATCACTTCATGGGGATACTCAGTGGAATCAGTGGTTTATAGAGGAGAGGACGCTGTCGAAGCATCCTTTAAGTCTAAGCCTGATCTAATATTGATGGATATTGGGTTGAAGGGTGAATTAGATGGAATTGAAGCAGCTAAGAGGATAAAAAGTTTGGATATTCCTGTGATATTTGTAACCGGACAGAATGATCAAGGGCTAATTAAAGATGCACTGAAAACAGTGCCTTATGCCATTTTAAAAAAGCCTTTGCTTCATGAGATTTTGAAAGAAAAAATGCAAACAGCATTAAAAAGAGGGCCATATGAATTATAG
- a CDS encoding CRISPR locus-related DNA-binding protein: MEKTLISTIYSLEPVMACITQFSPSKVVLLREEDAPDKIIESERMLQETVGKILEIRSHPTSIYNVVMIANDTAEIIDEEHAKGRKIVVNISGGRKPQALGALFGCYARQDMIEKIVYITEEDKNIIELPKLNFGISRTKRIILEEIASGENNVKNLSTKIGISRGMTYNHIRELREMGLINHNSMNITSAGELAII; this comes from the coding sequence ATGGAAAAAACCCTTATATCAACGATTTATTCTTTAGAACCAGTAATGGCATGTATCACTCAATTTTCTCCCAGTAAAGTAGTTCTTCTTCGCGAAGAGGATGCTCCTGATAAAATTATCGAATCAGAGCGGATGCTGCAGGAAACTGTGGGTAAAATACTGGAAATAAGATCCCACCCCACCAGTATTTACAATGTGGTAATGATTGCCAATGACACTGCTGAAATCATTGATGAGGAGCACGCCAAGGGCAGGAAAATAGTGGTTAACATTAGTGGCGGTAGAAAACCACAAGCCCTAGGAGCCTTATTTGGATGTTACGCTCGTCAGGATATGATAGAAAAAATAGTCTACATCACCGAAGAGGATAAAAATATAATCGAACTACCCAAATTGAACTTCGGAATATCCCGCACCAAGAGAATCATCCTGGAAGAAATAGCCTCTGGAGAAAACAACGTAAAGAACCTTTCTACCAAGATCGGGATTAGCCGGGGGATGACCTACAACCACATCCGGGAACTAAGGGAAATGGGCTTAATCAATCACAACTCTATGAATATCACCAGTGCTGGTGAACTGGCCATAATCTAA